A window of bacterium contains these coding sequences:
- a CDS encoding GTP-binding protein: MAKAKFERTKPHVNVGTIGHVDHGKTTLTAAITGVLASLGKTKALGFYEIDNAPEEKERGITIAISHVEYETEKRHYAHVDC; this comes from the coding sequence ATGGCGAAGGCGAAGTTTGAGCGGACGAAGCCGCACGTCAATGTGGGGACGATCGGGCACGTGGATCACGGGAAGACGACGTTGACGGCGGCGATCACGGGGGTGTTGGCGAGTTTGGGGAAGACGAAGGCGCTGGGGTTTTATGAGATCGACAACGCGCCGGAGGAGAAGGAGCGGGGGATCACGATCGCGATCAGCCACGTGGAGTACGAGACGGAGAAGCGGCACTACGCGCACGTGGACTGT